Proteins co-encoded in one Accipiter gentilis chromosome 5, bAccGen1.1, whole genome shotgun sequence genomic window:
- the MPP2 gene encoding MAGUK p55 subfamily member 2 has translation MQQVLDNLMGLPGTPGAADLDLIFLRGIMESPIVRSLAKAHERLEETKLEAVRDNNLELVQEILRDIGHLVRQDGAAAELARILREPHFQSLLETHDSVASKSYETPPPSPVLDPAFNNQPVPPDAVRMVGIRKTAGENLGVTFRVERGELVIARILHGGMVAQQGLLHVGDVIREVNGREVGSDPRALQDSLRHASGSVVLKILPSYQEPHPPRQVFVKCHFDYDPATDSLIPCKEAGLKFTAGDLLQIVNQDDPHWWQACHVEGGSAGLVPSQLLEEKRKAFVKRDVEVAPTSGALCGSLSGKRKKRMMYLTTKNAEFDRHELLIYEEVARMPPFRRKTLVLIGAQGVGRRSLKNKLIMSDQARYGTTIPYTSRKPKENEKDGHGYRFVSRGEMEADIKAGRYLEHGEYEGNLYGTKIDSIRAVVEAGKMCILDVNPQAVKVLRTAEFVPYVVFIEAPGPEMLRAMNRAALESGVATKQLTEADARQTVEESSRIQRGYGHYFDLSLTNDDLERTFGRLREAMENLRAQPQWVPVSWVY, from the exons atgcaGCAGGTCCTGGACAACCTGATGGGGCTCCCCGGCACCCCGGGGGCCGCCGACCTGGACCTCATCTTCCTCCGCGGCATCATGGAGAGCCCGATAGTAAGATCCCTGGCGAAG GCCCACGAGCGGCTGGAGGAGACGAAGCTGGAGGCGGTGAGGGACAACAACCTGGAGCTGGTGCAGGAGATCCTGCGTGACATCGGGCACCTGGTGCGGCAGGACGGCGCGGCCGCCGAGCTGGCCCGCATCCTGCGCGAACCCCACTTCCAG TCTCTGCTGGAGACCCACGATTCGGTGGCTTCCAAGAGCTATGAGACACCCCCACCCAGCCCCGTTCTGGATCCGGCCTTCAACAACCAGCCCGTGCCCCCCGACGCCGTGCGCATGGTGGGCATCCGCAAGACGGCCGGCGAGAACCTG GGGGTGACGTTCCGGGTGGAACGGGGGGAACTGGTCATCGCCCGCATCCTGCACGGGGGCATGGTGGCACAGCAGGGGCTGCTGCACGTCGGGGACGTCATCCGGGAGGTGAACGGGCGGGAGGTGGGCAGCGACCCACGGGCGCTGCAGGACAGCCTGCGCCACGCCAGCGGCAGCGTCGTCCTCAAGATCCTGCCCAGCTACCAGGAGCCTCACCCCCCCCGGCAG GTCTTTGTCAAGTGTCACTTCGACTACGACCCGGCCACCGACAGCCTCATCCCCTGCAAGGAGGCCGGGCTCAAGTTCACCGCCGGTGACCTGCTGCAGATCGTCAACCAGGACGACCCGCACTGGTGGCAG GCGTGCCACGTGGAggggggcagcgcagggctggtgcccagccagctgctggaggagaaaCGGAAGGCCTTCGTCAAGCGGGACGTGGAGGTGGCTCCCACCTCCG GGGCCCTGTGTGGCAGCCTCAgcgggaagaggaagaagaggatgaTGTACCTGACGACGAAGAACGCCG AGTTCGACCGCCACGAACTGCTGATCTACGAGGAGGTGGCCCGCATGCCCCCCTTCCGCCGGAAAACCCTGGTGCTCATCGGTGCCCAGGGCGTGGGCCGCCGCAGCCTCAAGAACAAGCTCATCATGTCGGACCAGGCGCGCTACGGCACCACCATCCCCT ACACGTCACGGAAACCAAAGGAAAACGAGAAGGACGGGCACGGTTACCGCTTCGTGTCGCGTGGGGAGATGGAGGCGGACATCAAGGCGGGGCGGTACCTGGAGCACGGCGAGTACGAGGGCAACCTCTACGGCACCAAGATCGACTCCATCCGTGCCGTGGTTGAGGCCGGCAAGATGTGCATCCTGGACGTCAACCCCCAG GCAGTGAAGGTGCTGAGAACGGCTGAATTCGTTCCATATGTGGTCTTCATCGAAGCCCCCGGTCCCGAGATGCTGCGGGCCATGAACCGGGCGGCACTGGAGAGCGGCGTGGCCACTAAGCAGCTCACG GAGGCCGACGCCAGGCAGACGGTGGAGGAGAGCAGCCGAATCCAGCGGGGTTACGGCCATTACTTCGACCTCAGCCTGACCAACGACGACCTGGAGCGCACCTTCGGGCGGCTGCGGGAGGCCATGGAGAACTTGCGCGCCCAGCCCCAGTGGGTGCCCGTCAGCTGGGTCTACtag